Sequence from the Flavobacterium sp. TR2 genome:
TACTTTCTCCATAAATATTTATAGGATTAGTTTCAGCTTCTTCATTTAAAGCAATTGATGAAGATCCATCAAAAACATAATCTGTTGAGATATGAATTAATTTTGCATTATTTTCTGCAGAGTATTTTGCAATTAATTCTACCGCTAAGTGATTCACTTTAAAAGCCAAATCTTTTTCTGATTCAGCTCTATCAACAGCCGTATAAGCTCCACAATTAAATATAATATCTGGATTAATCTTATCTAATTGAGATTGAAGCAATTCTAAATTATCTAATGTTGCCTGCGTTCGATCAGCAAACACCCATTCATAATGAGAATATGAAGGCGCTAAAACTGAAAGTTCAGATCCTAATTGCCCTGTTGCACCAGTTACTAGAATTTTTTTCATTAAAATAAGCTATTACAATTTTCGATAAAAGGCAGGATTTGATCTTTTTCGGAAACGATTGCCTCATTTAAGTTCATCCCCCAATCAATATTTAGAGATGGATCATCGTATTTAATCCCTCCTTCTGAGGCTTTATTATAAAATTGATCACATTTATACATTACCGAAGCCGTTTCACTAATAACTGAAAATCCATGCGCAAATCCTTGAGGAACTAACAATTGTTTTTTATTTTCTGCTGATAATAAAATACTAAATGACTTTCCATAAGTAGGGGAATCTTTTCTTAAATCTACAGCAACATCAATAATTTCTCCTTCTAAAACACGAACTAACTTTGTTTGAGCGAAAGGAGGATTTTGATAATGCAACCCTCTTAAAGTCCCTTTTTTTGAAAAAGACTGGTTATCTTGAACAAATTCAATATTAATTCCTAAATCTTCCAATTTGATTTTACTATAAGACTCAAAAAAATATCCTCTTTCGTCTCCAAAAACTGTTGGCTCAACAATTACCAGGTCTTTTATAAATGTTTCTTCAATTTTCATATTCTATTTTTATATTCATTTAAAGAAATTGACAATAACTTCTTTAATTCTCTCTTTATCTTGACCTGTTAAATTTGATCCTGATGGCAAACATAATCCTTTTTCAAATAATTCTTCAGCAATTATACCGCCATAATATGGATATTTTTTAAAAACTGGCTGTAGATGCATTGGCTTCCATAACGGCCTACTCTCTATATTTGCTTCGTTAAAAGCGAGTCTTAAACTTTCTTTTTCTTCTTTTGTGTTTAAAAGTACTGTATTAAGCCAATAGTTAGAAATGGAGTCATTGTCCAGATTATCAAAAAGTTTTGCGTTTTTGACTTCTTTAAAAATCTCCTTATAGAATAAATGATTTGCTTGTCTTAATCTAATATTTTTTTCTAAGATTTTCATTTGCCCCAAACCTATTCCTGCGCAAATATTACTCATTCTATAATTGTAGCCTATTTCACTATGCTGATAATGTACCTCTGCATCTTTTGATTGAGTAGCATAAAAAATTGCTTTTTTCTTTTGTTCTTTATGTCTAGCGATTAATGCGCCGCCGCTAGAAGTCGTAATAATTTTATTTCCATTGAAAGATAAAATACCAAAGAATCCGAAACTACCACATTTTTTCCCTTTATAACTGCTACCAAGCGCTTCAGCGCTATCTTCAATAATTGGTATCTCATATTTATCAGCAATTGAATGTATTTCATCTACCTTATATGGCATACCGTATAAATGAACCGCTATAATCGCTTTGGGTTTTTTTCCTTTTTTTATTCGATCATTTATGGCTATTTCAAGTTTTTCGGGGCAAATATTCCAAGTATCTGCTTCACTATCTACAAATAATGGAGATGCATTCTGATATAAAATTGGATTTGCAGAAGCTGAAAAAGTCATACTTTGGCAAATTACCTCATCGCCGGCTTTAACACCTAATAAGATTAAAGCTAAATGTATAGCGGATGTTCCAGAATTTGTAGTGGCAACAAAGTTTTCATTTCCAAAATAACCCTGAAGTATATTTTCAAACTCCTCTACATTTGGTCCTCCAGAAGTAATCCAATTTGACTTTAAAGCATTCTGAATGTAATCTTGCTCAAATCCGCTTTCTTGAGATAATGATAAATAAATCCTTTTATTTTCCATTATTAATACGCCAATAATCCGACGGATAAAGAACATCGTCATCGCTAACATTACTCAATGGCAATGTAGAAAAAGATATTAATTTTGAATTTTCTTCCAGAGATTCTATTGCATTTGCGTAACCAGCAGGTATGTGAACTATTTTACTGTCAGATTCAGAAACATAAACAGTCTCAATCGTTAAATCCTTTGAAGGATTTTCCCAATTATCAATTTTTAGAAAATAGATATTAAAAGCCCCTGAAAGACAATAGAAGTTTTTAGCATCTAATTTATGTCCTTGCCAAGCTCGAACTGGATTTTCCTTCGAATTAGTTATAATGTAAAACCTTTCAATATCAGTAAAGTTAAAATCATTTACATACGATATACTTCCTCGTTGATCTGAAAATTTTCCTCCCTGAATTATTTTAGGCTCCATGATTCAATCGTAAATTATTTTTGTTTAACAAATAAAATTTTGAAGAATAAAGCAACAATAAAGGTAAAATTACAATTAAGAAAATAAGCAAATCTTGAACTTTTTGATAAAAAAGAATTACTAGTAAAGAAATTCCAGCTTGAGCTAAGGCATAAAGAAGAGACACTAATCTATGTTGCATTTTATATTCATTACTTAATATTTGATACAAATGCAATCTATGCGCCTCAAAAATATTCTGTTTCAGATAAAGTCTATGCAAAATTGTACAAACCGCATCAACCCCATATACAGCTAAAAACAACAGCCAAATAAGTGATTCTGTTACAAGAATTAGTTTTACAACCAAATAAATTATCCAAAAAGCTATTGCAATACTTCCAACATCCCCGGCAAAGCATTTTGCTTTTTTTCTGTAATTGAAGAATAGAAAAACTAGACTAGCAATTATTGCATATTTAATAAACATTCCATCAATGAAAAGCTGGATTTTTGTATTGACATACAATAATGATCCCATTACAACTAAAGTATAAAGGCCAGTAATTCCATTAATTCCATCCATAAAATTATAGGCATTTATTAGTCCGATGGCCAGTACATAAGAAACTACAACTCCCCAAACAGGCATTAAATGGAATAAATTTAAATCATGAAAAATCAAAGTAATTGAAAGAAAATGAACTGCAATTCTAATTTTGTTTGATAGGCTTTGAATATCATCCCAAAAACTAACTAAACTGACTAAGGTTATACCTGTAAAGAAAAAGTAATTGCTTTGAATATTCTGTAAAAAATAAATTAAAGCCGAAAACCAGAAAATTATTCCTCCTCCCCGTAATGTTATTTCTTTATGAGAGCTTCTTTCGTTCGGCTTATCAATTATATTAAAATGATCTGCTATTTTGAAATAAAGCAGCATAATGATCATTAAAATTATTCCGAGTATGGTATATTCCATTATTTATTCTGTAAAACTTTTAATTGTTATTTCTAATCCTTTCTGTGCACTATATGGGAGTTTATCAATTCCGATTGCTTTCTTTATTTTTTGGTTAGAAACTTTATAATTTTCCGTTAGCTTTTGAAGAGTTTCACTGTTCAAAGGAAATCTTAACAAATCTCCAATTTTACTAAAACTTCCAATTACGAACTTAGGTATCGCAATAGAAATATTTCTTTTATTTGTAACTGAAGATATTATATGAATTAATTCATTTGTCGATATAAATTCGTCATCAGCAATATTATAAATTCCAGAATCAACATTTTTATTTTCAATAATTGTTTTGATTATGAAACATAAATTTTCAATACTTAAAAATGATCTTTCATTTTTATATGAAGCCAAAGGCCATGGTACACCTTTTGAAACCAATTTATATAGTAAGTTCAGATTTCCCTTATTCTCTGGCCCATGAATCATACATGGTCTTAATATATAAACTCGTTTAGTTTCTGGTAATTTTTGTTGTAAAATATATTCTTCAGCTTTATATTTTGCAATTCCATAATGTGTTTTGGGGTCAGCAATTACATCTTCAGTTAAAATTCCATCAACCTTGTCAGCTACTGCTTTTACTGTACTCATAAAAATAAATACTGAAGCATCTGACAACAAGAATGAATCAAACAATTGCTTTGTTAACTCAAAATTTGATTCATAATAATCTTTCGGTTTTGAAACTTTTTTAAGATCATGTGCTTTTCCAGCAAGATGAATTAATACATCTGTCTCCAGATTAAATTTTTGATTTGGAACATATCTAACACTAAGTGATTCAACATTACACGTATCATATAAATAACTTTGAAGATTGGTTCCTACAAAACCTGTAGATCCCGTTATTGCAACTTTTATCATTATTTTTTTAATATGGACTCTAAATTATTTATACATTTTGCCATTGTAAAATTCTCCTCGAAATATTTAAATCCATTTTGTCCAAGAAGATCTCGCTCTTTTTTATCCATTTCAGATAATTTAATTATTTCTTTGGCTAATGCTTCATGATCTCCTGCATTTACTGAAAATCCACAATTTGCTTCTTTAATAATCGAAGCACCTTCTCCATTTAGCATTCCTAAAATTGGCTTTTGTGTGCATAGATAAGCTTGTAACTTTGCAGGTACTGTTAAATTAAAAATTAATTCATCTTTTAGTGAAACTAACAAAACATCCGATTTTGTAAAAAAAGTTTTCATTGCCTCTATAGGAAATCTTCCTAAAAAATGAACCGTATTACTCAATTCATTTTCAGATACAAAATCTTCCAGTTGTTTTTTACTTCTACCATCTCCAACAAAAATAAAATGTATATCTAGGTTTTCTTTAAGAACTAATGCTGATTTAATTATCGAATCGACATCTTGTGCAACTCCAATATTTCCAGCAAATAAAACTATAAATCCACTTGGCAATTTAGGAATTACATAATCCGAATCACCATTTAAAATAGAATCTTCTGCCCAATTAGGAAAATAAACAAGTCTCTCTTCATAATCCCCTTTTGTTAAAATTGATTCCTTGAATCCCTTTGAGCTAATTAAAATTTTATCTGAACTATTGTAAATGTACTTCACCATTTTAGTAAAAAAAGATAGTACTATTTTATTATTAATTCCACCAGCAGAAGTTAGACTTTCTGGCCACAAATCCAAAACCCAAAAATATAAGGGAATTCGCTGAATTTTTTTAACCACAATTGCAGGGAATCCTTGTGTAATGGGAGAGGGCTCATGTACTAAGATAGCATCAAATTTATCTCTAAAAGCTAAAGAAAGAGCCCTAATAGAGGCAAAAAATGCCCAACTGAAATAATTTAGAAAAAGTCTAACCCCTCCTCCTTTTCCTCTCGGAATTAACAAAGTTCTTATAACCTTTACACCGTTAATGATTTCGTTACGTTTTTTAAAAAAACCATAATCAGGATGTATTTTACCTTCTGGGTAATTTGGCAGACCTGTTAATACTGTAACTTCGTGCCCTTTTTTAACGAGTTCGAAAGCAATATCATTGCTTTTAAAATTTTCTGGAAAAAAGTATTGTGTAACTAATAGAATTTTCATTTTACAACTCTCTCCAAACCACACGTTTCACATAATCCGTATAACTTAAAATAATACGAACCATTTTTTCAGAAACATTTGGCATTGAATAATCAGCAACTGGTCTAAAATTTCTTTCTTTTCCTGTTTTTTGGTATTGAAGCTGCACTAATCCTTGCAAAATTCTTTCAGGATTTAAACCTACCATCATTACTGAAGTCTCCTCCATTGCCTCTGGTCTTTCATGTGCATCTCTAATATTAAGAGCTCTAAAATTCAATACTGAAGATTCTTCTGAAATTGTTCCTGAATCTGATAAAACAGCAAAAGATTTCATTTGCAAAGCGTTATAATCATTAAATCCAAGCGGTTTTAAGAATTGAACATTTGCATGCATTTGAATATTTTTCTTTTCAATCATATTTCTTGTTCGAGGGTGCGTACTAACAATGATTGGGTAATCATATTTTTCAGCAATAAGATTTAAGCTATCCATCAAACCTTTAAAATTTGCTTCGCTATTAATATTCTCCTCTCTATGAGATGATACAACAAAAAACTTTCCTTCTTCCAATCCTAATCTTTCTAATACATCGGAAGATTCAATAGATGGTAAGTAATGATTTAAAACCTCAAACATTGGAGAACCCGTTTTGATAATTCTATCTGCAGGCAGACCCTCTCTCAACAAGTATTCTCTCGCGATATCACTGTAAGTTAGATTAATATCAGAAGTATGATCTACAATTTTTCTATTGGTTTCCTCAGGAACACGTTGATCAAAACAGCGATTTCCAGCTTCCATATGGAAAATTGGAATGTGTCTTTTTTTTGCTGGTATTGCGCACAAACAACTGTTAGTATCTCCTAAAACTAAAAAAGCATCTGGTTTTTCTGATTCTAATAAAGGATCTATTTTAATTAAGATTTGACCTACAGTTGCTGTTGCTGTTGCTCCAGCAGCATTTAAGAAAAAATCGGGCTTACGAATTCCTAAATCATCAAAGAAAATTTGATTTAATTCATAATCATAATTTTGTCCAGTATGTACAATTACATGCTCGATTGCATCTGAATTATCTAGAGCTGCCATTACTCTTGAAAGACGAATAATTTCTGGTCTTGTCCCAACGACAGTCATTACTTTTAATTGTGATTTCATTATATATAAAGAAATTGATTATTTTTTAAACGTTTTCAAAATAGGTATCGGGATCATTTGGATCGTAAAATTCATTTATCCAAAAATTAGTGTACAATACTTCCTCGCCGATATTTTTAATATTATGGGTATACCAAATTGGCATATCTACATATGCTGGTTCATTTCCATCTAGAATAAAATCCAAAACCTCATCAGTACCGATACGACGAAGTTGAATTAAAGCTTTTCCTTTAATAACTGCAAAACGCTCAATTTTTCTAGTATGGTAATGATTTCCTCTAGTAATACCTGGCACAGTAGTCGAAAAAGAAACTTGTCCTCCGACTCCTAATCGAATAATTTCGACAAAAGAACCACGCGGATCAGTATGTTCGATAAATTTTACAGGAAAGTGATTTTTTATATCCATGTAACAACGAAATGTATTGAATAAATTCAATTCAAAAGTGTTGTTTATATTTGGGATTATGCCTTTATCTTGGTATTCTGTTTTGTAAATTTCTAACAAACGTAAAATTTGTGAGACTTTAGATTCTGATGTATGTGGTATCAGAATTTCAGATTTCCCTTTTTTACTTCTAATTTCTGTCAGAATACAATCTACTAATTCTCCAACATAAATTAATTTTAGATCACCATCAACATCGATTGTAGGGGTTTCATTATGTGATAATTTATGACAAAAAGTAGCAATAACAGAATTGTAATTCGGATGACCAAAAGGACCAAACACGTTAGGTATTATCATTCCTGTAAATTGCCCTCCTGAATTATTTGACCAATCGATCATTAATTCTCTACCAGTCCTTTTTGATTTCCCGTACAAATTATCTCTTTCTTCTTGAGTTGAAGAAGAAAAAAGTACATGTGCTTTACTATTTGTTATTTTAAGAGAATTTATCAATTTTTGAACTAAATTCACATTTGTATCATAAATAACCTGAGGATCATTATGGCGATTCATCGCGGCTAAATGAACAATTACGTCACATTGTGATACAAAAGCATTTAATGCTTCTTCATTTTCAAAGTATTCTTTTCGAAAATGAATTCTTTCAAATTCGTCTGTAAATAAGCCGATCGTATTATATAAATGCTTTCCAACAAAACCTGCTTGACCTGTAATACCTACTTTTAACATTAGCTTACTTAAATTTTAAAATATTCAATATTGTACCTATATTCATCTTTAGTCTCTCCTAACAAATAATCAGCCATAACTAGTAATTTAGAATTTAATTCCAGAGACTGAATACTACTAGCATATCCTTTAGGGACATGCAATACATTCAATTTATTAGAATCAATGAAGTATGTAAAAACTTCTAAATTAACGGATGGTTCTTCCCAATTATCAATTTTAACCAATTGAATTTTAAATTTTCCACTTACTGCAGAAAACCACCTTTGTTCTATTTGATGACCTTGCCAACCACGCTTAAATTCAAGATCAGCATTTTCTATAACATAAATTCTTTTAATTACTGAAGCATCAAAATCATTATTATATAATAAAATTCCTCGCTGATCAGAATGACAATTTCCTGCAATTAATTTGGGATCCATAAATTAATTAGCTTGGCATTTGAGCGACATCTTCTCCAAAAACTTCTTTTCGAATAAGTGGAAGCGTTGACAAAAGCTTTTTCATTCCTTCTACTCCCTGTTGCTCTGTATTATGAGAATGATAATCTTCAATTAACGAAACATCTTCTTCTCCTTCAGAAAAATATTGTGCATAATTCAAATCACGGTTATCTGCTGGAATACGATAAAATTCTCCCATATCTTCAGCTTTCACCATTTCTTCTCTCGTGCATAAAGTTTCATATAACTTCTCACCGTGACGAGTTCCTATAATTTTAATTTCATTATCTGCATTACACATTTCTTTTAGGGCCTGTGCTAAATCTCCAATAGTTCCCGCAGGAGCTTTATTTACAAACAAATCTCCAGGATTACCATTTTCAAACGCAAATAAAACTAATTCAACAGCCTCATCCAATGACATTAAGAATCTTGTCATATTAGGATCTGTAATAGTAATTGGACTGTTTTCCTTAATTTGCTTTAAAAACAATGGAATAACAGAACCTCTAGAAGCCATAACGTTACCGTATCTTGTAAGACAAACAGTTGTATCAGTTAAATTTCTAGAAGCTGCGACTGCGACTTTTTCCATTAACGCCTTAGATATCCCCATAGCATTAATTGGATAAGCCGCTTTATCTGTACTTAAACAAATAACTTTTTTTACTTTGTTTATTCCTGCGGCATCAATTACGTTTTGTGTTCCAAAAACATTAGTTTTAGTTGCTTCAAGTGGAAAAAACTCACATGACGGTACTTGTTTTAATGCTGCTGCATGAAATACATAGTCAACACCTCTCATTGCACGTTCAATACTATTATAATCTCTAACATCACCAATGTAAAACTTAAGTTTGTCATTTTTTAACTGATTACGCATATCATCTTGTTTTTTCTCATCACGAGAAAAAATCCTGATTTCTTTAAAATGATCAGTATGTAAAAAACGTTTTAATACTGCATGCCCAAACGAGCCTGTTCCTCCAGTTATTAGAAGAATTTTATTTTGTATTTTCATTACTTATTTTTGTAAATGATTAGTATTGTTTTTAAATATAAATATGGTAATAGATATAAAATCTTTGAAAAAAATTCTTGACTTTTAGCACCTAATGAAAATGCCTTAGATATCTTTTTTAAGAAAGAATAAAAACAGTAGCACATAAAATATCCAAATTTCATTAACGTAAAATAAGTTTTACTTTTAAAAAATTTTGAACTATTTTTTACAAAAAAATACGCATCTGCTTTAGATTTTAATTGTAAAAGTGCTTGGTATGCAGCATTATTATTTCTAATTCTTACTAAAGTCAAATATTCATCTAAAAATCCTAATGGAAAACCTTCTGCTATTTTAAACCAAAAATAAGAATCTTCTCCTACTCTAGTTTTTTCAGAAAATCTCATTTCAGAGTTTTTGAGTAAAATTTGACGTCTAATAATTATACATGGTGTTGCAATAGGACAACTAATTAAAATATCTGGGATTATCTGTCCATGAAAATCGGTTCTAACCTTTTTTATTATTTCATTTTTATTACGAAATTGAATATAACTTGTGTGGCTCCATGCAAATTCATTCTCTTTCATAAATTGAATTTGGGACTCTAGTTTTGTTGGTTTCCAAAGGTCATCCGAATCCAAGAATGCAATATAATTACCTACTGCTTTTTCAATCCCAATATTTCTTGCTACTCCAGGGCCAGAATTTGAAATTTTATAAAAATTAAAATCTTTATAATTAGATTCCAAATCTGAAATATCTTCCGTAGAGCCATCATTAATTATAATTACTTCGTAGCGCTTTAGAGTTTGCTTCTTTACGCTTTCTAAAGCCTCAATCAACCAATCTTTATTACTGAAAAAAGGAATAATAACACTAACTTCAATGTTATTAATGTTAGCTTCTAAATTTAAACTATCCATTATCTTGTTTTAGCAATTTAAAATATTTTTGTTCCACTTCAGAAATTAAATACTTCTTTAATCTCATTTGAACATCATCATTAGATAAAATACTACGAGTGCCAGATAATAAAAATGTTCTAAATTCCCCCAATCTTATTTTACATGTAACCTCATCTTCTTCAACATTAAAGAACATTGGATAGGTTTCAAGCATTTCTTTTGCTGTATCATTTTTTATCGTACAAATATTCAAAATAGGTTTCTTTAGATATACGTATTCTAAAATTTTTGATGGCTCTTGGTATTCATTATTATTACCAACATTTATTAGTACATCCGCTTCGCTTAAAATATTTGGAATTGTTTCTCTAGGCATAAATCCTTTTACAAATATTTTTTTTTCCAAAAGATCACTATACTCATTAAATATCAAACTGCATTGCTTTACATTTCCATAAAAATACAATTCTAATTTATCTTGAAGGTCTTTGTATTTTAAAAGCGCAGCAAAAAAATCTAATATTTTTTTTGGGGATCTAGTAATTGGTGTTAAAGTCCCAACAAAAACTAATTTAATTTTATCGCTATCTTTATTTTTATCAATAAAATTGATATTGTAAGGAATAAAAATATTATGATTAACTACTATCTTTTTAGCGATAGCCGGGTATAGAGAGGCATATTTATTCTTCAGTTTTTCAGTAAGGACTGTTACAACATCTGCACTTTCTAAAATTTTCTTTTCGTATTTATAATTTAATGAATTGTATAGAAAATTATTGTTTACCGCCTTACTTAGATAAAAAGGATCTATTGTATCTGCTATCCAAAAGATATCGTTGTTTTTCTTTAGTTTTGATCCTACGACGTGTCCCGAAAATGGCCACGATACTGTTATAACATTTTCAATATCATTCTCTTTTATAAGCTTTTGAGCTTCCTTATAAGCTGATTTTTGCCATAAAAAAGCAAAATCGGGAAAATATATTTTCTTCCAAGTCAAATTATAAATTTTCCTCAAAAGACTTTCCTTATATACTTTATTGCCTACTGCCGATGGAACATTCTCTTTTGTATTACTTACACGAAGTAATTTTCCTTTAATTTTATTAAACCAAGAATCACCTGTTCTAAAAATTCTAATACCGTGAATCTCTTCATAGTCCAAGAAACCATCTTGTTTAGATGCTACAACATATATTTCAATATCTCTATTTCTTTTCCACTCTTTTAAAACATTTAACCATCTGTACGTATTTGGCGAGTTGTCTGGAAAAAAATCATGAGTGATAAGTAATACTTTATTTTTTGTCATTCGTTATAATATTATTTAATCAAATCAGCATTACGCTACAAAAAGACTATTTATATGATTTATACCTTTTCTATATTCAAAAATTAGATAACAATACATTAGCATAATTAGCCTAAAATTGGCGTTAACAGAGATGAAGAGCCCTTTTACATTTCCTATCACGATCGTAAATAGAAGCATTAAAACAAACCATCTATGGTTTCTATTCAAAAATTTCAGTCTTAAAATTAAATGGCTTATTAAAAGAACTATTAAAAATAAATAAATAACTCCTCCATAATTAAGTTGGATTATGTATCCAACATCTGAATTACCGGTTTTGAAAAGAAAAACATTATCTCCAGATCCTATCAGCCATTCTGTCAAATTTTGTGGAAGAACAACCATGTCACCA
This genomic interval carries:
- a CDS encoding WxcM-like domain-containing protein, with amino-acid sequence MEPKIIQGGKFSDQRGSISYVNDFNFTDIERFYIITNSKENPVRAWQGHKLDAKNFYCLSGAFNIYFLKIDNWENPSKDLTIETVYVSESDSKIVHIPAGYANAIESLEENSKLISFSTLPLSNVSDDDVLYPSDYWRINNGK
- the rfbC gene encoding dTDP-4-dehydrorhamnose 3,5-epimerase, giving the protein MKIEETFIKDLVIVEPTVFGDERGYFFESYSKIKLEDLGINIEFVQDNQSFSKKGTLRGLHYQNPPFAQTKLVRVLEGEIIDVAVDLRKDSPTYGKSFSILLSAENKKQLLVPQGFAHGFSVISETASVMYKCDQFYNKASEGGIKYDDPSLNIDWGMNLNEAIVSEKDQILPFIENCNSLF
- a CDS encoding polysaccharide biosynthesis protein, which codes for MKIQNKILLITGGTGSFGHAVLKRFLHTDHFKEIRIFSRDEKKQDDMRNQLKNDKLKFYIGDVRDYNSIERAMRGVDYVFHAAALKQVPSCEFFPLEATKTNVFGTQNVIDAAGINKVKKVICLSTDKAAYPINAMGISKALMEKVAVAASRNLTDTTVCLTRYGNVMASRGSVIPLFLKQIKENSPITITDPNMTRFLMSLDEAVELVLFAFENGNPGDLFVNKAPAGTIGDLAQALKEMCNADNEIKIIGTRHGEKLYETLCTREEMVKAEDMGEFYRIPADNRDLNYAQYFSEGEEDVSLIEDYHSHNTEQQGVEGMKKLLSTLPLIRKEVFGEDVAQMPS
- a CDS encoding WxcM-like domain-containing protein; amino-acid sequence: MDPKLIAGNCHSDQRGILLYNNDFDASVIKRIYVIENADLEFKRGWQGHQIEQRWFSAVSGKFKIQLVKIDNWEEPSVNLEVFTYFIDSNKLNVLHVPKGYASSIQSLELNSKLLVMADYLLGETKDEYRYNIEYFKI
- a CDS encoding MraY family glycosyltransferase, producing MEYTILGIILMIIMLLYFKIADHFNIIDKPNERSSHKEITLRGGGIIFWFSALIYFLQNIQSNYFFFTGITLVSLVSFWDDIQSLSNKIRIAVHFLSITLIFHDLNLFHLMPVWGVVVSYVLAIGLINAYNFMDGINGITGLYTLVVMGSLLYVNTKIQLFIDGMFIKYAIIASLVFLFFNYRKKAKCFAGDVGSIAIAFWIIYLVVKLILVTESLIWLLFLAVYGVDAVCTILHRLYLKQNIFEAHRLHLYQILSNEYKMQHRLVSLLYALAQAGISLLVILFYQKVQDLLIFLIVILPLLLLYSSKFYLLNKNNLRLNHGA
- the wecB gene encoding non-hydrolyzing UDP-N-acetylglucosamine 2-epimerase — its product is MKSQLKVMTVVGTRPEIIRLSRVMAALDNSDAIEHVIVHTGQNYDYELNQIFFDDLGIRKPDFFLNAAGATATATVGQILIKIDPLLESEKPDAFLVLGDTNSCLCAIPAKKRHIPIFHMEAGNRCFDQRVPEETNRKIVDHTSDINLTYSDIAREYLLREGLPADRIIKTGSPMFEVLNHYLPSIESSDVLERLGLEEGKFFVVSSHREENINSEANFKGLMDSLNLIAEKYDYPIIVSTHPRTRNMIEKKNIQMHANVQFLKPLGFNDYNALQMKSFAVLSDSGTISEESSVLNFRALNIRDAHERPEAMEETSVMMVGLNPERILQGLVQLQYQKTGKERNFRPVADYSMPNVSEKMVRIILSYTDYVKRVVWREL
- a CDS encoding NAD-dependent epimerase/dehydratase family protein, with the protein product MIKVAITGSTGFVGTNLQSYLYDTCNVESLSVRYVPNQKFNLETDVLIHLAGKAHDLKKVSKPKDYYESNFELTKQLFDSFLLSDASVFIFMSTVKAVADKVDGILTEDVIADPKTHYGIAKYKAEEYILQQKLPETKRVYILRPCMIHGPENKGNLNLLYKLVSKGVPWPLASYKNERSFLSIENLCFIIKTIIENKNVDSGIYNIADDEFISTNELIHIISSVTNKRNISIAIPKFVIGSFSKIGDLLRFPLNSETLQKLTENYKVSNQKIKKAIGIDKLPYSAQKGLEITIKSFTE
- a CDS encoding DegT/DnrJ/EryC1/StrS family aminotransferase; translation: MENKRIYLSLSQESGFEQDYIQNALKSNWITSGGPNVEEFENILQGYFGNENFVATTNSGTSAIHLALILLGVKAGDEVICQSMTFSASANPILYQNASPLFVDSEADTWNICPEKLEIAINDRIKKGKKPKAIIAVHLYGMPYKVDEIHSIADKYEIPIIEDSAEALGSSYKGKKCGSFGFFGILSFNGNKIITTSSGGALIARHKEQKKKAIFYATQSKDAEVHYQHSEIGYNYRMSNICAGIGLGQMKILEKNIRLRQANHLFYKEIFKEVKNAKLFDNLDNDSISNYWLNTVLLNTKEEKESLRLAFNEANIESRPLWKPMHLQPVFKKYPYYGGIIAEELFEKGLCLPSGSNLTGQDKERIKEVIVNFFK
- a CDS encoding NAD-dependent epimerase/dehydratase family protein, whose amino-acid sequence is MLKVGITGQAGFVGKHLYNTIGLFTDEFERIHFRKEYFENEEALNAFVSQCDVIVHLAAMNRHNDPQVIYDTNVNLVQKLINSLKITNSKAHVLFSSSTQEERDNLYGKSKRTGRELMIDWSNNSGGQFTGMIIPNVFGPFGHPNYNSVIATFCHKLSHNETPTIDVDGDLKLIYVGELVDCILTEIRSKKGKSEILIPHTSESKVSQILRLLEIYKTEYQDKGIIPNINNTFELNLFNTFRCYMDIKNHFPVKFIEHTDPRGSFVEIIRLGVGGQVSFSTTVPGITRGNHYHTRKIERFAVIKGKALIQLRRIGTDEVLDFILDGNEPAYVDMPIWYTHNIKNIGEEVLYTNFWINEFYDPNDPDTYFENV
- a CDS encoding glycosyltransferase family 2 protein, which produces MDSLNLEANINNIEVSVIIPFFSNKDWLIEALESVKKQTLKRYEVIIINDGSTEDISDLESNYKDFNFYKISNSGPGVARNIGIEKAVGNYIAFLDSDDLWKPTKLESQIQFMKENEFAWSHTSYIQFRNKNEIIKKVRTDFHGQIIPDILISCPIATPCIIIRRQILLKNSEMRFSEKTRVGEDSYFWFKIAEGFPLGFLDEYLTLVRIRNNNAAYQALLQLKSKADAYFFVKNSSKFFKSKTYFTLMKFGYFMCYCFYSFLKKISKAFSLGAKSQEFFSKILYLLPYLYLKTILIIYKNK
- a CDS encoding glycosyltransferase family 4 protein, which translates into the protein MKILLVTQYFFPENFKSNDIAFELVKKGHEVTVLTGLPNYPEGKIHPDYGFFKKRNEIINGVKVIRTLLIPRGKGGGVRLFLNYFSWAFFASIRALSLAFRDKFDAILVHEPSPITQGFPAIVVKKIQRIPLYFWVLDLWPESLTSAGGINNKIVLSFFTKMVKYIYNSSDKILISSKGFKESILTKGDYEERLVYFPNWAEDSILNGDSDYVIPKLPSGFIVLFAGNIGVAQDVDSIIKSALVLKENLDIHFIFVGDGRSKKQLEDFVSENELSNTVHFLGRFPIEAMKTFFTKSDVLLVSLKDELIFNLTVPAKLQAYLCTQKPILGMLNGEGASIIKEANCGFSVNAGDHEALAKEIIKLSEMDKKERDLLGQNGFKYFEENFTMAKCINNLESILKK